From a single Streptomyces liliifuscus genomic region:
- a CDS encoding MFS transporter, whose product MGTRAWALLLVLCGTIFLEGIDVAMLAVAIPSIRSDLDLPTDTAAWVMSAYVLGYAGFTLLGGRAADLLGRRRMFLTWLTVFLAFSGLGGFATEGWTLIVARFVTGVSAAFMTPAALSLITTSYEEGEQRNKALLVFAGTAAGGFSLGLVIGGLLTQLGWRWVFFAPVLLAAALLVAAIRLIPAQPRAGEPGNEKSPGRPRRRTEGFDILGAGTAAAAMLLAAYAVIRLEHGLDGWQLTAGAAVAATTLLVVFVAVERRTPTPLVRLGILRTGSVVRADLGALLFVGAFFGFQFVLTLYLQELRGWSSLQTAIALVVLGCDAILAPTLTPRLVTRFGHAKVILGGFVLAVVAYGLFLPVGMDWSYAAMFPTLIIAGTAFALAYGPLTIAATDGVVESEQGLASGLLHTATQFGSAIGISAVTAVYGLVSSGASAGSDPDATLSAFRAALIVPVAMVTLGALLSSFGLRSRTKPPTAGGKPTAPANTTAAATTAATTSTTAATTTATAVAAAATTTAAIPAGPAAPANPTRQIPS is encoded by the coding sequence ATGGGCACCCGTGCCTGGGCCCTGCTGCTCGTCCTCTGCGGAACGATCTTCCTGGAGGGCATCGACGTCGCCATGCTGGCGGTCGCGATCCCCTCCATCAGATCCGACCTCGACCTGCCGACCGACACCGCGGCCTGGGTGATGAGCGCGTACGTACTCGGCTACGCCGGCTTCACCCTGCTCGGCGGCCGCGCGGCCGACCTGCTGGGCCGCCGCCGGATGTTCCTCACCTGGCTGACGGTCTTCCTCGCCTTCTCGGGCCTGGGCGGCTTCGCCACGGAGGGCTGGACGCTGATCGTCGCCCGCTTCGTCACCGGCGTCTCGGCCGCGTTCATGACACCGGCCGCGCTGTCCCTGATCACGACGTCGTACGAGGAGGGCGAGCAGCGCAACAAGGCGTTGCTGGTCTTCGCGGGCACGGCGGCCGGCGGCTTCTCCCTCGGCCTGGTCATCGGCGGCCTGCTCACCCAACTGGGCTGGCGCTGGGTCTTCTTCGCCCCGGTCCTGCTCGCGGCCGCCCTGCTCGTGGCGGCGATACGCCTGATCCCGGCCCAACCACGCGCTGGAGAGCCCGGGAACGAGAAGAGCCCCGGGCGCCCCCGGCGGCGTACCGAAGGCTTCGACATCCTCGGTGCAGGCACCGCCGCGGCCGCCATGCTGCTCGCCGCCTACGCCGTCATCCGGCTCGAACACGGCCTGGACGGCTGGCAGTTGACGGCGGGTGCGGCCGTCGCGGCCACCACCCTGCTCGTCGTCTTCGTCGCCGTCGAACGCCGCACCCCCACACCCCTCGTGCGCCTCGGCATCCTCCGCACCGGCTCCGTCGTACGGGCCGACCTCGGCGCACTCCTCTTCGTGGGCGCCTTCTTCGGCTTCCAGTTCGTCCTCACGCTCTACCTCCAGGAACTGCGCGGCTGGTCCTCCCTGCAGACGGCGATCGCCCTGGTGGTGCTGGGCTGCGACGCGATCCTCGCCCCCACACTCACCCCGCGCCTGGTCACCCGTTTCGGCCACGCCAAGGTGATCCTCGGCGGCTTCGTCCTGGCGGTCGTCGCGTACGGGCTCTTCCTGCCCGTGGGCATGGACTGGTCGTACGCGGCGATGTTCCCGACCCTGATCATCGCGGGCACCGCCTTCGCGCTGGCCTACGGGCCGCTCACGATCGCGGCGACGGACGGTGTGGTGGAGTCCGAACAGGGCCTGGCGAGCGGTCTGTTGCACACGGCCACCCAGTTCGGCTCGGCCATCGGCATCTCGGCGGTGACGGCCGTGTACGGCCTCGTCTCCTCCGGCGCCTCCGCGGGCTCCGACCCGGACGCCACCCTCTCCGCCTTCCGCGCGGCCCTGATCGTCCCGGTGGCGATGGTGACACTGGGCGCGCTGCTGTCCTCCTTCGGCCTCAGAAGCCGTACGAAGCCGCCGACGGCCGGAGGAAAGCCCACCGCACCCGCCAACACGACCGCGGCGGCCACCACTGCCGCCACCACTTCCACGACCGCGGCCACCACCACTGCAACCGCCGTCGCCGCCGCTGCCACGACCACCGCGGCCATCCCCGCCGGACCCGCCGCGCCCGCCAACCCCACCCGGCAGATCCCGAGTTGA
- a CDS encoding 4-hydroxybenzoate 3-monooxygenase, with translation MTADAPAPSAAAPSAAHPQRTRVVIVGAGPAGLTLANILRAASVDCVVLENESREFIEQRPRAGFLEEWAVRALEGRGLADRLLENTVAHTECEFRFAGERHRFPYADVSGHRHYVYPQPLLVTDLVREYADVRGGDIRFGVRDVEPAGIDTDRPSVAYTDPETGERVRLDCEFIAGCDGARGVTRDRMPAEHVTVARHDFGVGWLALLAEAPPSSDCVVFGIHPRGFAGHMARGPQVTRYYLECPPDDDPENWSHERVWAELHARLGAEGAQPLNEGKLIEKRVLAMHNYVVEPMAYGRLYLAGDAAHLLAPIGAKGMNLAIHDSLLLGDALVAYYGKGDDSGLRGYSAACLRRVWQYQEFSQWLSDVYHGASSGDPFKAGTSMARLRRILASPAAATGFAELFLGKDTDY, from the coding sequence ATGACCGCAGACGCCCCCGCCCCGTCAGCCGCCGCCCCGTCCGCCGCCCACCCACAGCGCACCCGCGTGGTCATAGTGGGGGCGGGGCCCGCGGGACTCACCCTCGCCAACATCCTCCGCGCCGCCTCGGTCGACTGCGTGGTGCTGGAGAACGAGAGCAGGGAGTTCATCGAACAGCGGCCGCGCGCGGGCTTCCTGGAGGAATGGGCGGTCCGCGCGCTGGAGGGGCGGGGCCTGGCGGACCGGCTCCTGGAGAACACCGTGGCGCACACCGAGTGCGAGTTCCGGTTCGCCGGAGAGCGCCACAGGTTCCCGTACGCCGATGTGTCGGGCCACCGTCACTACGTGTACCCGCAGCCGCTGCTGGTGACGGACCTGGTGCGCGAGTACGCGGACGTCCGGGGCGGTGACATCCGGTTCGGCGTCCGCGATGTCGAGCCGGCCGGGATCGACACGGACCGGCCCTCGGTGGCGTACACGGATCCGGAGACGGGTGAACGGGTGCGCCTGGACTGCGAGTTCATCGCGGGCTGCGACGGCGCTCGCGGGGTGACCCGGGACCGTATGCCCGCGGAGCACGTCACCGTCGCCCGGCACGACTTCGGTGTCGGCTGGCTGGCGCTGCTTGCCGAGGCGCCGCCGTCCTCCGACTGTGTCGTCTTCGGCATCCATCCGCGCGGGTTCGCCGGTCATATGGCCCGGGGCCCGCAGGTCACCCGCTACTACCTGGAGTGCCCGCCCGACGACGACCCGGAGAACTGGTCGCACGAGCGCGTGTGGGCCGAGCTCCACGCCCGCCTCGGGGCGGAGGGGGCCCAGCCGCTCAACGAGGGCAAGCTGATCGAGAAGCGGGTCCTGGCCATGCACAACTACGTGGTGGAGCCGATGGCGTACGGGCGGCTGTATCTGGCCGGAGACGCGGCCCATCTCCTCGCGCCGATCGGTGCGAAGGGCATGAACCTCGCGATCCACGACTCCCTGCTGCTCGGCGACGCGCTCGTCGCGTACTACGGCAAGGGGGACGACAGCGGGCTGCGCGGCTACTCGGCGGCCTGTCTGCGGCGGGTGTGGCAGTACCAGGAGTTCTCGCAGTGGCTCTCCGACGTGTACCACGGCGCCTCGTCGGGCGATCCCTTCAAGGCGGGCACCTCGATGGCCAGGCTGCGGCGGATCCTCGCCTCACCCGCCGCGGCGACCGGCTTCGCGGAACTGTTCCTCGGCAAGGACACGGATTACTGA
- the rarD gene encoding EamA family transporter RarD, whose translation MGLDSKGEQRIGLLNGFAAYGMWGLVPLFWPLLQPAGAAEILAHRMVWSLGVVLIALVVMRRWAWAGPLLRQPRRLGLITIAAATITVNWGVYIWAVNAGHVVEASLGYFINPLVTIAMGVLLLKERLRPAQWAAVGIGFAAVLVLTVGYGQPPWISLCLAFSFATYGLVKKKVNLGGIESLAAETAIQFLPALGYLLWLSSRGDATFGGEGAGHAALLAATGVVTALPLVCFGAAAIRVPLSTLGLLQYLAPVLQFLLGILYFHEAMPAERWAGFALVWAALSLLTWDALRTARKSRTVLREAATAATAAAEAAREAAAASPSTAGGTATSTNT comes from the coding sequence ATAGGTCTGGATTCCAAGGGCGAACAGCGGATCGGTCTGCTGAACGGCTTCGCGGCGTACGGCATGTGGGGGCTCGTGCCCCTGTTCTGGCCGCTCCTCCAACCCGCGGGCGCGGCGGAGATCCTCGCCCACCGCATGGTGTGGTCGCTGGGCGTCGTGCTGATCGCGCTCGTGGTGATGCGACGCTGGGCCTGGGCCGGTCCGCTGCTGCGACAGCCGCGCAGACTGGGCCTGATCACCATCGCCGCGGCCACCATCACGGTCAACTGGGGCGTCTACATCTGGGCCGTGAACGCCGGCCATGTGGTGGAGGCGTCCCTCGGCTACTTCATCAACCCGCTCGTCACCATCGCGATGGGCGTCCTGCTCCTGAAGGAGCGGCTGCGGCCCGCGCAGTGGGCGGCGGTGGGCATCGGCTTCGCCGCGGTGCTCGTACTGACCGTCGGATACGGCCAGCCGCCGTGGATCTCCCTCTGTCTCGCCTTCTCCTTCGCGACGTACGGGCTGGTGAAGAAGAAGGTCAACCTCGGCGGTATCGAGTCCCTGGCCGCGGAGACCGCGATCCAGTTCCTGCCCGCGCTCGGCTATCTGCTGTGGCTGTCGTCCCGGGGCGACGCGACCTTCGGCGGTGAGGGCGCCGGGCACGCGGCTCTGCTGGCCGCGACCGGAGTGGTGACCGCGCTGCCGCTCGTGTGTTTCGGGGCGGCGGCGATCCGGGTGCCGCTGTCGACGCTGGGACTGCTCCAGTACCTCGCGCCCGTGCTGCAGTTCCTGCTCGGCATCCTGTACTTCCACGAGGCGATGCCCGCCGAGCGGTGGGCCGGGTTCGCGCTGGTGTGGGCCGCGTTGTCGCTGCTGACGTGGGACGCGCTGCGGACGGCGCGGAAGTCGCGGACGGTGTTGCGGGAGGCGGCCACCGCCGCCACCGCCGCCGCGGAAGCGGCCCGGGAGGCGGCGGCCGCGAGCCCGAGCACCGCCGGCGGCACCGCCACCAGCACGAACACGTAG
- a CDS encoding SDR family oxidoreductase: MSIVVTGATGHLGRFVIEGLLEKVPADRITAVVRSEEKAADFAARGVRIAVADYNAPETFDGLFSAGDKVLLISGNEFDKGRVAQHKVVLDAAKAAGVALLAYTSAPGSLTAALADDHRGTEAAILESGVTYALLRNGWYNENYTENLAPVLEHNAVVQAAGEGRISTASRADYAAAAVAVLTGEGHENKTYELGGDTAFGFAEYAAEVAKASGKEITYNAVPGDVFEGILTGAGLPAPFAAILAGVDASIEKGELVVTTGDLSRLTGRPTTPIAESIAAALKG; encoded by the coding sequence ATGAGCATCGTCGTCACCGGAGCCACCGGACACCTCGGCCGTTTCGTCATCGAGGGCCTGCTGGAGAAGGTCCCGGCCGACCGGATCACGGCCGTCGTCCGCAGCGAGGAGAAGGCGGCGGACTTCGCGGCCCGCGGCGTGCGGATCGCGGTCGCCGACTACAACGCTCCCGAGACCTTCGACGGCCTCTTCTCGGCCGGCGACAAGGTGCTGCTCATCTCGGGCAACGAGTTCGACAAGGGCCGCGTGGCCCAGCACAAGGTCGTCCTCGACGCCGCCAAGGCCGCCGGCGTCGCGCTCCTCGCGTACACCAGCGCCCCCGGCAGCCTGACCGCCGCGCTGGCCGACGACCACCGCGGCACCGAGGCGGCGATCCTGGAGTCCGGCGTGACGTACGCCCTGCTGCGCAACGGCTGGTACAACGAGAACTACACCGAGAACCTGGCCCCGGTCCTGGAGCACAACGCCGTCGTCCAGGCCGCCGGTGAGGGCAGGATCTCCACGGCCTCCCGCGCGGACTACGCGGCCGCCGCCGTGGCCGTGCTGACCGGCGAGGGCCACGAGAACAAGACGTACGAGCTGGGCGGCGACACCGCGTTCGGCTTCGCCGAGTACGCGGCCGAGGTGGCCAAGGCGTCCGGCAAGGAGATCACCTACAACGCCGTCCCCGGCGATGTGTTCGAGGGCATCCTGACCGGCGCCGGACTGCCCGCGCCCTTCGCCGCGATCCTGGCCGGCGTCGACGCGTCGATCGAGAAGGGCGAGCTGGTCGTCACCACCGGTGACCTGTCCCGGCTGACCGGCCGGCCGACCACGCCGATCGCGGAGTCGATCGCGGCGGCGCTGAAGGGCTGA
- a CDS encoding winged helix-turn-helix transcriptional regulator, translating into MAVSTSAVSGSAADKSASAAAKYDTGEAMCPYRLVLEHVTSRWGVLVLIELLDRPYRFSELRRAIGRVSEKMLTQTLQTLERDGLVNRDAKPVIPPRVDYSLTDLGREAAEQVKALAGWTEERMDAVLKARQAYDEARS; encoded by the coding sequence ATGGCCGTAAGTACTTCAGCAGTCAGTGGATCCGCAGCCGACAAGAGCGCGAGCGCAGCCGCCAAGTACGACACCGGCGAGGCGATGTGTCCGTACCGCTTGGTCCTGGAGCACGTCACCAGCCGCTGGGGCGTCCTCGTACTGATCGAGCTCCTCGACCGGCCCTACCGCTTCAGCGAGCTGCGCCGCGCGATCGGCAGGGTCAGCGAGAAGATGCTCACCCAGACCCTGCAGACCCTGGAGCGCGACGGACTCGTGAACCGGGACGCCAAGCCGGTCATCCCGCCGCGCGTCGACTACTCGCTCACCGACCTGGGCCGCGAGGCCGCCGAGCAGGTGAAGGCGCTCGCGGGCTGGACCGAGGAGCGGATGGACGCCGTACTGAAGGCCCGCCAGGCATACGACGAGGCCCGGTCCTGA
- a CDS encoding 2-oxoacid:ferredoxin oxidoreductase subunit beta, with protein MAETTTEGPGTIEALTLVPKAEARQSMKDFKSDQEVRWCPGCGDYAILAAVQGFMPELGLAKENVVFVSGIGCSSRFPYYMNTYGMHSIHGRAPAIATGLASSRRDLSVWVVTGDGDALSIGGNHLIHALRRNVNLKILLFNNRIYGLTKGQYSPTSEVGKITKSTPMGSLDAPFNPVSLAIGAEASFVARTVDSDRKHLTEVLRQAAAHPGTALVEIYQNCNIFNDGAFEVLKDRQQAEEAVIRLEHGKQIRFGAPLDGGLGSKGVVRDAVTGDLKVVTVTPENEPRILVHDAHATSPTTAFALSRLADPDTLHHTPIGVLRAVDRPVYDTQMADQLDTAIEQNGKGDLSALLAGGDTWTVVG; from the coding sequence ATGGCTGAGACGACCACGGAAGGTCCGGGCACGATCGAGGCGCTCACTCTGGTGCCCAAGGCCGAGGCCAGGCAGTCCATGAAGGACTTCAAGTCCGATCAGGAAGTGCGCTGGTGCCCCGGCTGCGGTGACTACGCGATCCTCGCGGCGGTGCAGGGCTTCATGCCCGAACTGGGTCTCGCCAAGGAGAACGTCGTCTTCGTCTCGGGCATCGGCTGCTCGTCCCGTTTCCCGTACTACATGAACACGTACGGGATGCACTCCATCCACGGCCGCGCCCCCGCCATCGCCACCGGGCTCGCCTCCTCCCGCCGGGACCTGAGCGTATGGGTGGTGACCGGTGACGGGGACGCGCTGTCCATCGGCGGCAACCACCTCATCCACGCCCTCCGCCGGAACGTGAACCTCAAGATCCTGCTCTTCAACAACCGGATCTACGGGCTCACGAAGGGCCAGTACAGCCCGACCAGCGAGGTCGGCAAGATCACCAAGTCGACGCCGATGGGCTCCCTGGACGCGCCCTTCAACCCGGTGTCGCTCGCCATCGGCGCGGAGGCGTCGTTCGTGGCGCGGACCGTGGACTCCGACCGCAAGCATCTGACGGAGGTGCTGCGGCAGGCCGCGGCCCACCCGGGCACCGCCCTCGTCGAGATCTACCAGAACTGCAACATCTTCAACGACGGCGCCTTCGAGGTCCTCAAGGACAGGCAACAGGCCGAGGAGGCGGTGATCCGCCTGGAGCACGGGAAGCAGATCCGCTTCGGGGCACCGCTCGACGGCGGCCTCGGCTCCAAGGGCGTCGTACGCGATGCGGTGACCGGAGACCTGAAGGTCGTCACCGTCACTCCGGAGAACGAGCCGCGGATCCTGGTCCACGACGCGCATGCCACCTCGCCCACCACGGCGTTCGCGCTGTCCCGGCTCGCCGACCCGGACACGCTGCACCACACGCCGATCGGCGTCCTGCGGGCCGTCGACCGCCCGGTCTACGACACCCAGATGGCCGACCAGCTCGACACGGCCATCGAACAGAACGGCAAGGGCGACCTGTCGGCGCTGCTCGCGGGCGGGGACACCTGGACGGTCGTCGGCTGA
- a CDS encoding 2-oxoacid:acceptor oxidoreductase subunit alpha has protein sequence MTSQVSSPAEHADGTVVGEQRKPAGTKDVRRLDRVIIRFAGDSGDGMQLTGDRFTSETASFGNDLSTLPNFPAEIRAPAGTLPGVSSFQLHFADHDILTPGDAPNVLVAMNPAALKANIADVPRGAEIIVNTDEFTKRAMQKVGYATSPLEDGSLDGYSVHPVPLTTLTVEALKEFDLTRKEAERSKNMFALGLLSWMYHRPTEGTEKFLTTKFAKKPDIAAANIAAFRAGWNFGETTEDFAVSYEIAPATAAFPTGTYRNISGNLALSYGLIAASTQADLPLYLGSYPITPASDILHELSRHKNFGVRTFQAEDEIAGIGAALGAAFGGSLAVTTTSGPGVALKSETIGLAVSLELPLLVIDIQRGGPSTGLPTKTEQADLLQAMFGRNGEAPVPIVAPRTPADCFDAAIEAARIALTYRTPVLLLSDGYLANGSEPWRIPETDELPDLRVQFAQGPNHTLDDGTEVFWPYKRDPQTLARPWAIPGTPGLEHRIGGIEKQDGTGNISYDPANHDFMVRTRQAKIDGIDVPNVEVDDPHGATTLVLGWGSTYGPITAAVRRLRGAGEAIAQAHLRHLNPFPGNLGAVLKAYDKVVIPEMNLGQLATLVRAKYLVDAHSYNQVNGMPFKAEQLATALKEAIDG, from the coding sequence GTGACCAGTCAGGTCAGCAGTCCAGCCGAGCATGCCGACGGAACCGTCGTAGGAGAACAGCGCAAACCGGCGGGCACAAAGGATGTACGCCGGCTGGACCGGGTGATCATCCGGTTCGCGGGAGACTCCGGTGACGGTATGCAGCTCACCGGAGACCGCTTCACCTCCGAGACGGCATCCTTCGGAAACGACCTTTCGACACTGCCGAACTTCCCCGCCGAGATCCGCGCGCCCGCAGGCACCCTGCCGGGCGTTTCGTCTTTCCAGCTGCATTTCGCCGACCACGACATCCTCACCCCCGGCGACGCGCCCAACGTCCTCGTGGCGATGAACCCGGCCGCACTGAAGGCCAACATCGCCGACGTGCCGCGCGGCGCGGAGATCATCGTCAACACGGACGAGTTCACCAAACGGGCGATGCAGAAGGTCGGCTACGCCACGAGCCCCCTGGAGGACGGTTCGCTGGACGGCTACAGCGTCCACCCCGTCCCCCTCACCACGCTGACCGTCGAGGCCCTCAAGGAGTTCGACCTCACCCGCAAGGAGGCCGAGCGCAGCAAGAACATGTTCGCGCTGGGCCTGCTGAGCTGGATGTACCACCGGCCGACCGAGGGCACCGAGAAGTTCCTCACGACCAAGTTCGCCAAGAAGCCCGATATCGCGGCGGCCAACATCGCCGCGTTCCGCGCGGGCTGGAACTTCGGCGAGACCACTGAGGACTTCGCCGTCTCCTACGAGATCGCGCCGGCCACCGCGGCCTTCCCGACCGGCACCTACCGCAACATCTCCGGGAACCTGGCCCTGTCCTACGGCCTGATCGCGGCCTCGACCCAGGCGGACCTGCCCCTCTACCTGGGCTCGTATCCGATCACCCCGGCCTCGGACATCCTGCACGAGCTGAGCCGGCACAAGAACTTCGGTGTACGGACCTTCCAGGCCGAGGACGAGATCGCCGGCATCGGCGCCGCACTGGGGGCGGCCTTCGGCGGCTCGCTCGCCGTGACCACCACCTCCGGACCGGGTGTCGCGCTCAAATCGGAGACGATCGGGCTCGCGGTGTCGCTGGAACTGCCGCTGCTGGTCATCGACATCCAGCGCGGCGGCCCCTCCACCGGCCTGCCCACCAAAACCGAACAGGCCGATCTGCTCCAGGCCATGTTCGGCCGCAACGGCGAGGCACCGGTGCCCATCGTGGCCCCCCGGACCCCCGCCGACTGCTTCGACGCAGCCATCGAGGCCGCCCGCATCGCCCTCACCTACCGCACCCCGGTCCTGCTGCTGTCCGACGGCTACCTCGCCAACGGCAGCGAACCGTGGCGGATCCCGGAGACCGACGAACTCCCCGACCTGCGCGTGCAGTTCGCCCAGGGCCCCAACCACACCCTGGACGACGGCACCGAGGTCTTCTGGCCGTACAAACGCGATCCTCAGACCCTCGCGCGCCCCTGGGCGATCCCGGGCACGCCGGGTCTCGAACACCGCATCGGCGGCATCGAGAAGCAGGACGGCACCGGCAACATCTCCTACGACCCCGCCAACCACGACTTCATGGTCCGTACGCGCCAGGCGAAGATCGACGGCATCGACGTACCAAATGTCGAGGTCGACGATCCGCACGGCGCCACCACCCTCGTCCTGGGCTGGGGTTCCACCTACGGGCCCATCACCGCCGCAGTCCGCCGCCTGCGCGGGGCCGGGGAGGCGATCGCACAGGCGCACCTGCGGCACCTCAACCCGTTCCCCGGGAATCTGGGCGCGGTGCTCAAGGCGTACGACAAGGTGGTGATCCCCGAGATGAACCTCGGCCAGCTCGCCACCCTGGTCCGGGCGAAATACCTGGTCGACGCCCACTCGTACAACCAGGTCAACGGAATGCCGTTCAAGGCCGAACAGCTCGCCACGGCTCTCAAGGAGGCCATCGATGGCTGA
- a CDS encoding response regulator transcription factor: MRVVIAEDSVLLREGLTRLLTDRGHDVIAGVGDGEALIKTITEFAAQDALPDVVVADVRMPPTHTDEGVKAAVQLRKQHPGLGVLVLSQYVEEQYATELLAGSSHGVGYLLKDRVAEVREFVDAVVRVARGGTALDPEVVAQLLGRSRKQDVLAGLTPREREVLGLMAEGRTNSAIARQLVVSDGAVEKHVSNIFMKLGLSQSDGDHRRVLAVLTYLNS, encoded by the coding sequence GTGCGCGTGGTCATCGCCGAGGATTCAGTGCTGCTGAGGGAGGGCCTGACCCGGTTGCTGACCGACCGTGGGCACGACGTGATCGCCGGAGTGGGGGACGGGGAAGCTCTGATCAAGACGATCACGGAGTTCGCGGCGCAGGACGCGCTGCCGGATGTCGTGGTCGCGGACGTACGGATGCCCCCGACGCACACGGACGAGGGCGTGAAGGCGGCCGTGCAGCTGCGCAAGCAGCACCCGGGACTCGGGGTACTCGTGCTGTCGCAGTACGTGGAGGAGCAGTACGCCACCGAACTCCTCGCCGGTTCCAGTCACGGCGTCGGCTATCTGCTGAAGGACCGGGTAGCCGAGGTGAGGGAATTCGTGGACGCGGTCGTCCGCGTGGCCCGCGGCGGCACCGCGCTGGATCCCGAGGTCGTCGCGCAGCTGCTCGGGCGCAGCCGCAAACAGGACGTCCTCGCGGGGCTGACGCCACGCGAGCGGGAGGTCCTGGGACTCATGGCCGAGGGACGGACGAACTCCGCGATCGCACGACAGCTCGTGGTCAGCGACGGCGCGGTCGAGAAGCACGTGAGCAACATCTTCATGAAACTGGGCCTGTCCCAGAGTGACGGGGATCACCGGCGTGTTCTCGCGGTCCTCACCTACCTGAACTCCTGA
- a CDS encoding sensor histidine kinase, translating into MATEYGQGYGWDGGPGFRGEGAEERRHRLPAALRAPVEARSWREFGYLMLSLPVSIIMFTFAVTMVSLGAGLLITFLGIPVLAAGLAGCRGLGALERARARGLLGLDVAAPEPLRMTKQGAMAWVGAMLKSGASWRHLLYAVLHFPWAVFAFSVAITFWVYGWAMLTYPLWFWLFPVYGGQDGLQLYGDQGHSVYLDNPFEITVTALVGLLLTMATPWIVRALTQVDRLLVHGLLGPSRLATRVVELESDRGVVIDTAAADLRRIERDLHDGAQARLVALAMDLGLAKEKLTEDPEAAARMVGEAHGEVKTALQELRDLARGIHPAVLTDRGLDAALSSVASRCTVPVQVEVDLPARPAPAIEGIAYFTVSELLQNISKHSGATRASVDVWRIESRLMIQVVDNGVGGADVAAGSGLAGLAERLDAVDGILVVDSPAAGPTRITAELPWRG; encoded by the coding sequence ATGGCCACGGAGTACGGACAGGGATACGGGTGGGACGGCGGACCCGGGTTCCGCGGGGAGGGCGCCGAGGAGCGGCGGCACCGGCTCCCGGCCGCGCTGCGGGCGCCGGTCGAGGCGCGCAGCTGGCGTGAGTTCGGGTATCTGATGCTGAGCCTGCCGGTCAGCATCATCATGTTCACCTTCGCCGTGACGATGGTGTCGCTCGGCGCGGGCCTGCTGATCACGTTCCTGGGCATCCCGGTACTCGCCGCCGGCCTCGCGGGCTGCCGCGGTCTCGGCGCGCTGGAGCGGGCCCGGGCGCGCGGGCTGCTGGGGCTCGACGTCGCGGCGCCGGAGCCGTTGCGGATGACGAAGCAGGGCGCGATGGCGTGGGTGGGCGCGATGCTGAAGAGCGGCGCGTCCTGGCGGCACCTGCTCTACGCGGTACTGCACTTCCCCTGGGCCGTGTTCGCCTTCTCCGTGGCCATCACCTTCTGGGTGTACGGCTGGGCGATGCTGACGTATCCGCTCTGGTTCTGGCTGTTCCCGGTCTACGGCGGGCAGGACGGGCTCCAGCTGTACGGGGACCAGGGGCACAGCGTCTACCTGGACAACCCCTTCGAGATCACGGTGACCGCGCTGGTGGGCCTGCTGCTCACGATGGCCACGCCGTGGATCGTGCGGGCGCTGACGCAGGTGGACCGGCTGCTGGTGCACGGGCTGCTCGGGCCTTCGCGGCTGGCCACGCGGGTCGTCGAGCTGGAGTCGGACCGGGGCGTCGTGATCGACACGGCGGCGGCCGACCTGCGGCGCATCGAGCGCGATCTGCACGACGGGGCGCAGGCCCGGCTGGTGGCCCTCGCGATGGATCTGGGGCTGGCGAAGGAGAAGCTCACGGAGGATCCGGAGGCGGCGGCGCGGATGGTGGGCGAGGCGCACGGCGAGGTGAAGACGGCGCTTCAGGAACTGCGGGATCTGGCGCGCGGGATCCATCCCGCTGTCCTCACCGACCGCGGTCTGGACGCCGCGCTGTCCTCGGTGGCGTCCCGGTGCACGGTTCCCGTGCAGGTCGAGGTCGATCTCCCGGCCCGGCCGGCGCCGGCGATCGAGGGGATCGCGTACTTCACCGTCTCGGAGCTGCTGCAGAACATCAGCAAGCACTCGGGGGCCACCCGGGCCTCGGTCGATGTCTGGCGGATCGAGAGCCGGCTCATGATCCAGGTGGTCGACAACGGTGTGGGCGGTGCGGATGTCGCCGCCGGCTCGGGGCTCGCGGGGCTGGCGGAGCGGCTCGACGCGGTCGACGGGATCCTCGTGGTGGACTCCCCCGCCGCCGGGCCGACTCGCATCACGGCGGAGCTGCCCTGGCGGGGGTAG